In uncultured Propionivibrio sp., the sequence CGCGACGCCGCCGGGTGGCTATCGATTGGTATCGGCCGCTACTGGTGAAGCCAGGCAAACGCGGATCCCTGGCGAAGCGCCCGCTTCCGTCAGTCGCCCTTCTGGTAGGTACCGATGCACTGCGCCTCGGCCAGGACATGCCCCTGCATGGCGCGTTCCAGCGCCTTGCGGTCGGGCTCCTTCAGATCGGGCAACACCGTATCCAAGGCATAGAGCTTGTGGAAATAGCGATGCCGCCCGATCGGCGGGCACGGTCCGCCGTAGCCGGTCGTCTTCCAGTCGTTCAAGCCTTCCCGTGTCCCCGAGGGCAGAACATCGACATGTTCGGGCAATCCGTCGCAATCGGCCGGAAGGTTATAGAGCACCCAATGCACCCAGATGCGCTGTGGCGCGGCAGGATCCGGCGCATCGGGATCATCGACGATCAGCGCGAGACTCTTCGTCCCCGGCGGCAGCTCATGCCAGGACAGCGGTGGCGACACATTGGCCCCCTCGCAGGTATAAACGGGCGGAATCTTTCCGAGATGCTCGAAAGCAGTTGAACTCAGACGCATGGTGAATCCTCCATGACGGCTGGCGCCGAGGCGCCACAAGGCTGGACTATGCCCCCAACATCCTTATTTCCCGCTGCGGCACCGGCATCTCGACCCCCTCACGACGGAAGGTTTCAAGGATCGCGCGATTGATCTCGCCCGACGCGGCCACATAATCCGGCACATTGACCCAGGGCTTCACGCAGATCGCAACGGCAAATTCGCCCAGATTGCTGACGGCGATCACCGGCGCCGGATCCTTCAGCACCCGGGTATTTTCGGCCAGAATGGCGGTGACCAGACGGTATGCCACCTCCATATCGGTGCCGTACGAAACGCCGACCGACAGGTCGAGCTGCCGTATGCTGCCGTAGTTGTGCATGATCTCGCCGACGATCTTGCGGTTCGGAATGATGACTTTCGAACGGTCGGTATGACCAAGCGTCGTACTGAACAAGGTGACGTCGAGCACCTCGCCCTCTTCCGCGCCGATCGACAGATAGTCGCCGACATGGAAGGGCCGGGTGAAGATGATCGTCAGCCCGGCAGCGACATTGCCGAGAATCCCCTGCATGGCCAGGGCCACCCCGGCACCGGCAACGCCGAGGCCGGCGATGAGCGGCAACAGTTCGACGCCGAGATTCTGCAACGCGAGGATGACAAAGAAACCGAAAACGATGAGGTGCGCGGCACGCACCAGCAATACACGAACCGGCGCCTCGAACTTCAAGCGCCGCAGCAGGCGCTCGGTCATCCGGCCGACCCAGCGCCCGAGCAGATAGCCCGCCATCAGGATGACGATCGCCACGACAACCTTGGGGCCGAAACGAACCGCCATGTCAATGGCGGACGCCTTGAAATGATCGAGCGTACGCAGTTGTTCGTTCATCGTCATCCTCCTCTGTTATTGTCGCGGCAGCGGCTTGCGCGGCAACCGCAAGAGACGCGCCAGCTGCGGCGCCAGCATCAGCGCCATCCGATGTTCCTTGGCGAACTGACGGGCGACGTCGGAGACGCCGTTCGCCGAAACGTACAGGGCCTCGCGCGCTTCCCGCGCCTCACGCACCGCTTCCAATTCACGCAGCGGCTCGACGCCCTGGCTGGCGGCTTTCCAGCGCTTGCAGCAGACCACCGAGGTCCGCCCCTGCTTTTCGAGCAGGAAGTCGGCGGCGCCATCGATGCGCTTGACGGTGAAACCATCGCGCTCGAATGCCTTTTGCATCAGTCCGGAAAACTCGCGCCACGACATCGCCGAAACGGCGTCGATCGTTTCTTCAATGCGCGCGGCGCTCGGTTCGTCGCGCTGCTTCCATGCGGCAATCGACCCGACGACAATGAACGGCAGGGTAAACGCAACGCCGTAGGAAAAATACTCGCCGGAAGCAATGACCTTGCCGAGCAACGCGATGACGGCAGCCACAGCAAAGCTTATCCACCACGGCGAGCGCATCAGGATAGCGAACAGCGAATTTTCAGACATTTTCAGTTGCACGACTTCTATATCTCCATTGCGTAAAAAACAACCTGTCGATTCTCTCGACACATAAAAGACTATTCGAGTTTGATGCCCGAACGCTCGATCACCTTGGCCCACGCGGCCGTTTCGCGCTTGAGCAGCACGCCGAACTGCTCGGGCGTACTGCCATGCACGACTTCGGCGCCGGCCGTCGCCAGGCGCTGCTGCACGTCCGGCATCTGCAGGATCTGGGCAATCAGCTTGTTGAGCCGCGCCACGGTCTCGGCCGGCATGCTGGCCGGCGCCAGGAAGCCGTTCCAGGTCGTTGCATCAAAGCCGGGGAAGCCCGATTCGGCGACCGTCGGCAACTCCGGCACCGCCGCCGAACGCTTCGCATTCGATACCGCAAGCAACTTGACCTTGCCGGCCTTGACGAGCGGCTGCACATTCGAGAGCGCGGCAAACATCACGTGCACGTCGCCTCGGCTCAAGGCCAACGCAGCCGGCGGACCGCCGTTGAACGGAATGTGTACGAGATAGGTACCGCTCTGCATCTTCAGGAGTTCCATCGACAGATTCGACAGCGAACCGAGTCCGACCGACGCGTAATCGAGCGTACCCGGCTTGCTTTTCGCGAGCG encodes:
- a CDS encoding YbhB/YbcL family Raf kinase inhibitor-like protein — protein: MRLSSTAFEHLGKIPPVYTCEGANVSPPLSWHELPPGTKSLALIVDDPDAPDPAAPQRIWVHWVLYNLPADCDGLPEHVDVLPSGTREGLNDWKTTGYGGPCPPIGRHRYFHKLYALDTVLPDLKEPDRKALERAMQGHVLAEAQCIGTYQKGD
- a CDS encoding mechanosensitive ion channel domain-containing protein, with amino-acid sequence MNEQLRTLDHFKASAIDMAVRFGPKVVVAIVILMAGYLLGRWVGRMTERLLRRLKFEAPVRVLLVRAAHLIVFGFFVILALQNLGVELLPLIAGLGVAGAGVALAMQGILGNVAAGLTIIFTRPFHVGDYLSIGAEEGEVLDVTLFSTTLGHTDRSKVIIPNRKIVGEIMHNYGSIRQLDLSVGVSYGTDMEVAYRLVTAILAENTRVLKDPAPVIAVSNLGEFAVAICVKPWVNVPDYVAASGEINRAILETFRREGVEMPVPQREIRMLGA
- a CDS encoding restriction endonuclease; protein product: MSENSLFAILMRSPWWISFAVAAVIALLGKVIASGEYFSYGVAFTLPFIVVGSIAAWKQRDEPSAARIEETIDAVSAMSWREFSGLMQKAFERDGFTVKRIDGAADFLLEKQGRTSVVCCKRWKAASQGVEPLRELEAVREAREAREALYVSANGVSDVARQFAKEHRMALMLAPQLARLLRLPRKPLPRQ
- a CDS encoding tripartite tricarboxylate transporter substrate binding protein, with translation MIRKNWRALLAATLLCVSAAATAETWPSRMVRVIVPTAPGSSVDIVARLVGEKLGPMLGQTVIVENKPGANGTIGVDAVVNSRDGHTLLLGYNGPLTVSPSLTPKPPYNVQRDLVPIALVVTQPNVLAVRADLKVNSLKELIALAKSKPGTLDYASVGLGSLSNLSMELLKMQSGTYLVHIPFNGGPPAALALSRGDVHVMFAALSNVQPLVKAGKVKLLAVSNAKRSAAVPELPTVAESGFPGFDATTWNGFLAPASMPAETVARLNKLIAQILQMPDVQQRLATAGAEVVHGSTPEQFGVLLKRETAAWAKVIERSGIKLE